The proteins below come from a single Sander vitreus isolate 19-12246 chromosome 15, sanVit1, whole genome shotgun sequence genomic window:
- the hmox1a gene encoding heme oxygenase 1a translates to METMKSARKNDTGDVGRDLSEQLKAATQQIHVRAENTQLMLSYQRGQITLPQYKALLCSLYMIYKALEEEMDRNSSHPAVAPIYFPQELARLETLEKDLEHFLGFDWRKKVVVPAATLRYEQRLRKIGEESPELLLPHAYTRYLGDLSGGQVLGKITQKSLGLSTPDGLSFFSFPGVSSPNRFKQLYRSRMNSVELTEEERAALLEEAVAAFEFNIQVFDDLQKMLSVATETADQSEGNVVKTGLFPSTPIMQFTVGLCVALTTIGMGIYNF, encoded by the exons ATGGAGACCATGAAGAGTGCAAGGAAAAATGACACGGGGGACGTTGGCAG GGATCtgtcagagcagctgaaagccGCCACTCAGCAAATTCACGTCCGCGCTGAGAACACCCAGCTGATGCTGAGTTACCAGAGGGGACAGATCACCCTGCCACAGTACAAG GCCCTGTTGTGTTCCCTCTACATGATCTACAAAGCGCTAGAAGAGGAGATGGACAGGAATTCCTCCCATCCAGCTGTTGCACCGATATACTTCCCGCAGGAACTCGCCCGTCTGGAAACGTTAGAAAAAGATCTGGAGCATTTCTTGGGTTTTGACTGGAGGAAGAAGGTCGTTGTTCCCGCAGCCACACTCCGATATGAACAGAGACTACGAAAG ATTGGCGAGGAGAGCCCAGAGCTGCTGTTGCCCCACGCCTACACTCGCTACCTTGGCGACCTATCGGGCGGTCAAGTGCTAGGGAAGATTACCCAGAAATCTCTGGGGCTGAGCACCCCCGACGGGCTTTCGTTCTTCTCCTTCCCCGGAGTGAGCAGCCCCAACCGCTTCAAGCAGCTGTACAGGAGCCGCATGAACAGCGTGGAGCTGACGGAGGAGGAGCGGGCGGCGCTGCTGGAGGAGGCCGTCGCCGCCTTCGAGTTCAACATCCAG GTTTTCGATGACTTGCAGAAAATGTTGAGCGTCGCAACAGAAACAGCGGACCAATCAGAGGGCAACGTGGTCAAAACGGGCTTGTTTCCATCAACACCCATCATGCAGTTCACCGTGGGATTATGTGTGGCACTGACCACGATTGGAATGGGCATCTACAACTTTTAG